One genomic segment of Gossypium arboreum isolate Shixiya-1 chromosome 3, ASM2569848v2, whole genome shotgun sequence includes these proteins:
- the LOC108477484 gene encoding UPF0481 protein At3g47200-like, producing the protein MRNCSLTRLLLHKSSRTFHDTAKALNQQHLSKWKATLKEELAVIVPNDRENACIYRVPVNMREVQPDAYAPTIISIGPYHLGQERLIAMEELKWKFFHRLFRPKQPNGVELHPAMKAMEDLEQDARRCYWDNAEQHSKDKFVRMMLVDGCFIVELLRELKHNNFHCAPSVQRWMLPTLRRDLIMLENQLPLFVLQKLFELTKRSEESSACLEQLALCFFNPLLQSQGDVRAVNAQGIQNTLHFLDLFRQSILPFPKNLSQGLNTSKTSDSSNAAEEGIDMVRSITELMEAGVVIEKAVNCSPLDVRSQERWLKVPPLYIDDHKGTLFRNMVAYEQCHPKCKPYVTSFLFFFDGLINSAEDVGLLHHKGILHHCLGSNEEVAKLVNGLCKEIARDGRESYLCKVVHDMNTYCNGSYAWFRAGLVHHYFRSWVVGISTLGAIIVVYVSLIQTGFAFVEDPKNLNRPFYHDLIHCLLLPLSHLFSFKIRNEHEDIIWMYSV; encoded by the coding sequence ATGAGAAACTGCTCCCTTACAAGGTTGCTTTTGCACAAGTCAAGCAGAACCTTTCATGACACTGCCAAAGCTTTGAATCAACAACATTTATCAAAGTGGAAAGCCACATTGAAGGAGGAGTTGGCAGTTATTGTTCCCAATGACAGAGAAAATGCGTGCATATACAGGGTCCCCGTTAACATGCGTGAGGTGCAACCCGACGCCTATGCTCCTACTATCATCTCAATCGGTCCTTACCATCTTGGACAGGAAAGGTTAATAGCAATGGAAGAGCTGAAATGGAAATTCTTTCACCGCCTCTTTCGTCCAAAACAGCCTAATGGGGTGGAACTACACCCAGCGATGAAAGCCATGGAAGATTTGGAGCAGGATGCTCGTAGGTGCTACTGGGACAATGCTGAGCAACATAGTAAGGATAAATTTGTTAGGATGATGCTGGTTGATGGCTGCTTCATTGTGGAGCTCTTGAGAGAGTTGAAGCACAACAACTTTCACTGTGCTCCCTCTGTTCAAAGGTGGATGCTGCCTACTCTTCGTCGGGATTTGATCATGCTTGAAAACCAGCTTCCTCTTTTTGTTCTGCAGAAACTGTTTGAGCTGACCAAAAGATCAGAAGAATCAAGCGCATGCTTGGAACAGCTTGCCCTTTGTTTTTTCAATCCTCTATTGCAGTCTCAAGGGGATGTGAGGGCCGTGAATGCACAAGGAATTCAGAACACGTTGCACTTTCTTGACCTTTTCAGGCAAAGTATCCTCCCATTCCCTAAAAACTTATCACAAGGACTAAATACCAGCAAGACGAGCGATTCGAGCAATGCAGCAGAAGAGGGGATTGACATGGTGCGGTCCATAACGGAGCTAATGGAAGCTGGTGTCGTGATTGAGAAAGCTGTTAATTGTTCTCCACTAGATGTAAGATCCCAGGAGAGGTGGCTAAAAGTCCCTCCTCTCTACATCGATGATCACAAGGGAACCCTGTTTCGAAACATGGTGGCCTATGAACAATGCCATCCCAAGTGCAAACCTTATGTGACATCGTTTTTGTTCTTTTTCGATGGTTTGATTAACTCAGCTGAAGATGTGGGACTTCTTCACCACAAGGGGATTCTTCACCATTGTTTAGGTAGCAACGAAGAAGTGGCAAAACTTGTGAATGGACTGTGCAAGGAAATAGCAAGGGATGGTAGGGAGTCTTATTTATGCAAAGTGGTACACGATATGAACACTTATTGCAATGGCTCCTATGCTTGGTTTAGAGCGGGGTTGGTACACCATTATTTCAGAAGTTGGGTGGTAGGCATCTCTACCCTTGGAGCTATTATAGTTGTTTATGTCTCACTAATTCAAACGGGATTTGCATTTGTAGAAGATCCGAAGAATCTTAACAGACCTTTTTATCATGACCTAATTCATTGCCTACTTCTACCTCTCAgtcatttgttttctttcaaaattAGAAATGAGCATGAGGATATAATTTGGATGTATTCGGTTTGA
- the LOC108477485 gene encoding UPF0481 protein At3g47200-like codes for MRNCSLTRLLLHKSSRTFHDTAKALNQQHLSKWKATLKEELAINVPNDRENACIYRVPVNMREVQPDAYAPTIISIGPYHLGQERLQAMEELKWKFFHRLFRPKQPNGVELHPAMKAMEDLEQDARRCYWDNAEQHSKDKFVRMMLVDGCFIVELLRELKHNNFQYAPSVQRWMLPTLRRDLIMLENQLPLFVLQKLFELTKRSEESRTCLEQLALCFFNPLLQSQGDVRAVNAQGIQNTLHFLDLFRQSILPFPINLPQGLKTSKTSDSSNAAEEGIDMVRSMTELMEAGVVIEKAVNCPPLDVSSEGRWLKVPPLYIDDHKGTLFRNMVAYEQCHPKCKPYVTSYLFFFDGLINSAEDVGFLHHKGVLHHCLGSNKEVAKLLNGLCKEIAMDGRESYLCKVVHDMNTYCNGSYAWFRAGLVHHYFRSWVVGISTLGAIIVVNLSLIQTGFVFVEDPKNLNKPFHHDLIHCLLLPLSHLFSFKINDENENKIWMYSI; via the coding sequence ATGAGAAACTGCTCCCTTACAAGGTTGCTTTTGCACAAGTCAAGCAGAACCTTTCATGACACTGCCAAAGCTTTGAATCAACAACATTTATCAAAGTGGAAAGCCACATTGAAGGAGGAGTTGGCAATTAATGTTCCCAATGACAGAGAAAATGCGTGCATATACAGGGTCCCCGTTAACATGCGTGAGGTGCAACCCGACGCCTATGCTCCCACTATCATCTCAATCGGTCCTTACCATCTTGGACAGGAAAGGTTACAAGCAATGGAAGAGCTGAAATGGAAATTCTTTCACCGCCTCTTTCGTCCAAAACAGCCTAATGGGGTGGAACTACACCCAGCGATGAAAGCCATGGAAGATTTGGAGCAGGATGCTCGTAGGTGCTACTGGGACAATGCTGAACAACATAGTAAGGATAAATTTGTTAGGATGATGCTGGTTGATGGCTGCTTCATTGTGGAGCTCTTGAGAGAGTTGAAGCACAACAACTTTCAGTATGCTCCCTCTGTTCAAAGGTGGATGCTGCCTACTCTTCGTCGGGATCTGATCATGCTTGAAAACCAGCTTCCTCTTTTTGTTTTGCAGAAATTGTTTGAGCTGACCAAAAGATCAGAAGAATCAAGGACTTGCTTGGAACAGCTTGCCCTTTGTTTTTTCAATCCTCTATTGCAGTCTCAAGGGGATGTGCGGGCCGTGAATGCACAAGGAATTCAGAACACGTTGCACTTTCTTGACCTTTTCAGGCAAAGTATCCTCCCATTTCCTATAAACTTACCACAAGGACTAAAAACTAGCAAGACGAGCGATTCGAGCAATGCAGCAGAAGAGGGGATTGACATGGTGCGGTCCATGACGGAGCTAATGGAAGCTGGTGTCGTGATTGAGAAAGCTGTTAATTGTCCTCCACTAGATGTAAGCTCCGAGGGGAGGTGGCTAAAAGTCCCTCCTCTCTACATCGATGATCACAAGGGAACCCTGTTTCGAAACATGGTGGCCTATGAACAATGCCATCCCAAGTGCAAACCTTATGTGACATCGTATTTGTTCTTTTTCGATGGTTTGATTAACTCAGCTGAAGATGTGGGATTTCTTCACCACAAAGGGGTTCTTCACCATTGTTTAGGTAGCAACAAAGAAGTGGCAAAACTTTTGAATGGACTGTGCAAGGAAATAGCAATGGATGGTAGGGAGTCTTATTTATGCAAAGTAGTACACGATATGAACACTTATTGCAATGGCTCCTATGCTTGGTTTAGAGCGGGGTTGGTACACCATTATTTCAGAAGTTGGGTGGTAGGCATCTCCACCCTTGGAGCTATTATAGTTGTTAATCTCTCACTAATTCAAACGGGTTTTGTATTTGTAGAAGATCCGAAAAATCTTAACAAACCCTTTCATCACGACCTAATTCATTGCCTACTTCTACCTCTTAGtcatttattttctttcaaaatAAATGATGAGAATGAGAATAAAATTTGGATGTATTCAATTTGA